A genomic window from Carassius auratus strain Wakin chromosome 45, ASM336829v1, whole genome shotgun sequence includes:
- the LOC113062709 gene encoding protein transport protein SEC31-like, producing MALFRSLFKWIQCYVHCIPKRRTKKEVQRWTVPEWAPMEGVSRPFDVGNIGQIKKNTKEGQKDEMMMKGWSENEEIRQAEEKRKIMVTGSEHETNREDKEKRNKKMKEEETKDPTPLRIEVKPQPTPPATEIKTLAGSPFIKSSVEEPLVAKRVPRHLPPLATETRSLSSREEPLLVQRVSQHPALPAIEVKHLPGSSFIKSSVEEPPLSMAELPVQSASQYPSPQPQAIESRPLQSVDTPLMVQEVSRHFAPKATETKPLRRSFVVDPEMVPKTSRHQAQPATESWAVPQKLTLKQIRSMSRSTSSKSPEGEPPMVHRASLNLVPPAIKSTPLQPVAERLMIQRTSRHFAPKPAGSFVQGPKMVQRASQHLAPPAEGPSWAEPTPESLSHSVEKQSTDRVMVPPRQIPKCVEVKPKSAASLLVLMDIESGDDEFVEHTETQIPFREIEKADHEQTLDAVVKQKGKFEKVHPKVLEQSSDSGKKTCGDSKAEALQKELDERLTRLFCVDYNHGPKKENQQCLKGQEKPKTKGKIRAGPFSWAEKKLKRLNKEKKSEKDGKTQNDLFEEFLKDPKSLFNIQPYL from the coding sequence ATGGCACTGTTTCGCAGTCTGTTTAAATGGATTCAATGTTATGTTCACTGCATACCCAAAAGGAGAACAAAAAAGGAGGTGCAGAGGTGGACAGTACCAGAATGGGCCCCAATGGAAGGGGTGAGTAGACCCTTTGATGTTGGCAATATTGGCCAGATAAAGAAAAATACGAAAGAAGGTCAAAAGGATGAGATGATGATGAAGGGATGGAGTGAGAATGAGGAAATCAGGCaggctgaagaaaaaagaaagattatggtaacaggaagtgaacaTGAGACCAACAGAGAGGATAAAGagaagagaaacaaaaaaatgaaggaagaGGAGACCAAAGACCCAACTCCATTACGTATTGAGGTCAAACCACAACCAACTCCACCAGCCACTGAGATCAAAACCCTGGCTGGTTCTCCCTTCATAAAGTCATCAGTGGAAGAACCATTGGTGGCTAAAAGGGTCCCTCGACACCTGCCTCCACTGGCCACTGAGACCAGATCTCTATCATCAAGGGAAGAGCCATTGCTGGTTCAGAGGGTATCTCAACACCCAGCTTTACCAGCCATTGAGGTTAAACACCTGCCTGGCTCTTCCTTCATAAAATCATCAGTGGAAGAACCTCCTTTATCAATGGCAGAACTTCCAGTTCAAAGTGCTTCTCAATACCCATCTCCACAACCACAAGCCATTGAGAGCAGACCACTGCAATCAGTTGATACACCACTGATGGTTCAAGAAGTCTCCAGGCATTTTGCTCCAAAAGCTACTGAGACCAAACCTCTGCGTCGTTCTTTTGTGGTGGACCCTGAGATGGTTCCAAAGACATCTAGACACCAGGCTCAACCAGCCACAGAATCATGGGCGGTTCCACAGAAGCTAACGCTAAAACAAATAAGATCAATGTCCAGGTCTACATCCTCTAAGTCACCAGAGGGGGAACCACCGATGGTTCATAGGGCCTCTCTAAACCTGGTTCCACCAGCCATCAAGAGTACACCACTGCAACCGGTAGCTGAACGATTGATGATTCAAAGAACCTCTAGACATTTTGCTCCAAAACCTGCTGGATCTTTTGTTCAAGGACCCAAGATGGTTCAAAGAGCATCTCAACATCTGGCTCCACCAGCTGAAGGACCATCATGGGCAGAACCAACTCCAGAATCTCTGTCTCATTCAGTGGAAAAACAATCGACGGACCGAGTTATGGTTCCTCCAAGACAAATTCCTAAATGTGTTGAGGTGAAGCCAAAGTCGGCCGCTTCATTACTTGTCCTAATGGACATTGAATCTGGAGATGATGAGTTTGTGgagcacacagagacacagatacCTTTCAGAGAGATTGAGAAGGCTGATCATGAGCAGACGCTGGATGCTGTGGTGAAGCAGAAAGGAAAGTTTGAGAAGGTCCATCCCAAGGTTCTGGAGCAGTCAAGTGACTCTGGGAAAAAGACATGTGGAGACTCCAAAGCTGAAGCGTTACAAAAAGAACTGGATGAGCGACTGACGAGGCTGTTCTGCGTAGACTACAACCATGGTCCTAAGAAAGAGAACCAACAATGTTTAAAAGGTCAAGAGAAGCCTAAGACCAAAGGGAAAATAAGAGCTGGTCCTTTCAGCTGGGCGGAGAAAAAGTTAAAAAGGCTAAATAAAGAGAAGAAGTCGGAAAAGGatggaaaaacacaaaatgacctATTTGAAGAATTCCTAAAGGATCCAAAATCACTGTTTAACATACAGCCATATTTATAA
- the LOC113063411 gene encoding uncharacterized protein LOC113063411, with product MGRTCCVVGCKVRSHDRRGKKLDNGLSFYCFPAWKQNEGSRVSDVTKRRRMAWISAIRRTDIHFADIPRSLKVCSRHFHSGKPAYEMDESHPDWAPALHLGHSEVTATVSDRHARRQHRHHLRESEGGGHNDQNIMNEDEREDAEEEGYRDQAEAAVEEEEYRETTETDQLAAKRLRVECQFCEQSSAEVTRLLQENRELRSELNKLKMDEEFFKDNTEKVRYYTGLPCFAILFSMFTTVKPFLPVAKKLSQFQMVLLTLIRLRLDLPIQHLSHIFNVSRRTLSATFADTIDVLYARLAPLLYWPEWHCLQATMPPQFLQAFGKRVAIIVDCFEIRTERPSNLMARAQSFSHYKGTHTMKYLIGITPQGLISFISKGWWGRASDKHITENCGLLNKLLPGDVVLADRGFNIKDSVGMMCAEVKIPAFTKRRCQLDAKDVEDTRAIAHLRIHVERVIGSLRNKYTLLHNTIPISLLLPCKDEEFTLLDKIVNVCCILVNMCPSVVVRPDETEKCAC from the exons ATGGGAAGAACATGTTGTGTCGTTGGATGTAAGGTCCGTTCACACGATCGAAGGGGCAAAAAATTAGACAACGgactttctttttattgttttccgGCCTGGAAACAGAATGAAGGGAGTCGTGTGTCCGATGTAACCAAGCGGAGACGGATGGCCTGGATATCCGCCATAAGACGCACGGACATACACTTCGCAGACATCCCACGATCACTGAAAGTGTGTTCCAGGCATTTTCATTCGG GTAAACCAGCATATGAGATGGATGAGTCTCATCCAGACTGGGCTCCAGCCCTGCACCTGGGTCACTCTGAAGTCACAGCCACAGTGTCAGATCGGCATGCCCGCAGACAGCATAGACATCATTTGAGAGAATCTGAGGGAGGAGGCCACAATGATCAAAACATCATGAACGAAGATGAGAGAGAAGATGCAGAAGAAGAGGGATATAGGGATCAAGCAGAGGCAGCTGTGGAAGAGGAAGAATACAGGGAAACGACAGAAACAGACCAACTAGCGGCTAAGAGACTAAGAGTAGAATGCCAGTTCTGTGAGCAAAGCAGTGCAGAAGTAACACGCCTTTTGCAAGAAAATAGGGAGCTTAGGTCTGAGTTAAACAAATTGAAGATGGATGAAGAGTTTTTCAAAGATAATACAGAGAAGGTACGATATTATACGGGACTTCCATGTTTTGCAATTTTGTTTTCAATGTTTACCACTGTTAAGCCCTTCCTGCCAGTTGCAAAGAAGCTGTCACAGTTTCAAATGGTTTTACTGACACTCATTCGTCTAAGGCTTGATCTTCCAATCCAGCATCTTTCACACATTTTTAATGTGTCACGTAGAACTCTTTCTGCTACCTTTGCAGACACCATAGATGTGCTGTATGCACGCCTCGCTCCCTTGTTGTACTGGCCTGAGtggcactgtttacaagccacAATGCCACCTCAATTTCTGCAAGCTTTTGGAAAGCGTGTTGCGATTATTGTTGACTGTTTTGAAATACGTACAGAGAGGCCGTCAAATTTAATGGCGCGTGCACAATCATTTTCCCACTACAAAGGTACACACACAATGAAATACTTGATAGGAATTACACCCCAAGGcctaatttcatttatttctaagGGATGGTGGGGACGAGCATCTGACAAGCACATAACCGAGAATTGTGGGCTTCTTAACAAACTGTTGCCTGGTGATGTAGTGTTAGCAGACAGAGGCTTTAATATTAAAGACAGTGTGGGAATGATGTGCGCGGAAGTTAAAATTCCTGCATTCACTAAACGCAGATGTCAACTTGATGCTAAGGATGTGGAAGACACACGTGCTATAGCACACCTTAGGATACATGTAGAAAGGGTAATAGGTAGCTTGCGCAATAAGTACACACTTTTACATAACACCATACCAATTAGTTTGTTGCTTCCCTGTAAGGATGAAGAATTTACCCTTCTTgataaaatagttaatgtttgttGTATTCTAGTTAACATGTGTCCAAGTGTTGTTGTAAGGCCAGATGAAACAGAAAAGTGTGCATGTTAA